Proteins from a genomic interval of Sphingobacterium lactis:
- a CDS encoding SusC/RagA family TonB-linked outer membrane protein has product MKYSTFLRRELLLGGMCILPMVSLFVPMEIQASNKFPSAYSNTYTLVNVTGKVLDENGKPIPGATVMIKGTKTGVKTDNQGEFRINVPPEQSVLVITYVGYEAQEVDVRGRQNISITMKPGAAIEEVVVSVGYGTRKSSEVVGSIASIKGEELMDIPAPNLAGAMRNRIAGVGVSQVSGRPGSGISLNIRNSATSSTASGVGVTAEPLYIVDGIIVDKEAFDNIDASMVEDISFLKDAAAAIYGASGAKGVVLVTTKRGKAGKPSITYNGYVGTSDAAQRPEMLTAYQHAVLMNETNSINNTASSSFFSPEDLALIQGLNYKSWFDEMWQASLTQRHNLSISGGSEKITFFAGGSYQNENANYAGMKFDKYSFRSGLTADFGKGLRADVNFNVDHNIRLAQHNLTENDATYFESIISIPQWVPMKIDDMYVNYNGKNPMATVESGYYNNRKSKAYRINASLTYTPEFIKGITARFQISQGSGSTNSRTYNPPYNLYNFERTGNNNELFTNVLNPETPSFGYPTVQNSRLTPGLGEDNSYQGFLTLQYANTFGKHGISALAGGEQSERNSDMLSVYWNNQLIPGGEDWWAFDSNTLTRNNINRFESAKRSFFGRFSYDFDKKYFIEGVARWDASSNFATGNRWGFSPSIGASWIASRENFFESLSSYITFLKFKVNWGITGDDRVDQRLWQERYLIDTSNGYLYGNSNGNALNPGRTPNIGITWEKKRTINFGVEMTLFNTLDINAEFFQNRGYDVFDMGGNDILPLYAGYLAPIINYQERFNWGSEFTVGYRTKFGQDVNFNASVNFGYGNSLISRALYAPGKILELNIEDNLTTAFGTDPRKYNSGNFGLISNGMFRTQEEVDAFMAQHPNYRTYNAIPQPGWLSYEDTNGDGVINDWDKTTMYENNNPFISTGINLGVGYKAFNLSTNIFAQFGGRVFYDSRARIAPSMTRNILSIWEDRWTPANTNGWLPRFDDPSLTRNSTFWAVDGTTIRVNNLTLSYRLPSSIANRVGLANARILATGNNLWTLVNPLKYKDPYTSSAYDYPILRTISVGLSLNL; this is encoded by the coding sequence ATGAAGTATAGTACTTTCTTAAGGAGGGAGCTGCTGCTCGGGGGCATGTGCATATTGCCTATGGTCAGTTTGTTTGTCCCAATGGAAATACAGGCTTCGAATAAGTTTCCTTCAGCTTATTCCAATACGTATACCTTGGTCAATGTGACTGGTAAGGTCTTGGATGAGAATGGTAAACCTATTCCTGGTGCAACTGTTATGATTAAAGGCACCAAAACCGGTGTCAAAACCGATAATCAAGGGGAATTCAGGATCAACGTTCCGCCGGAACAAAGTGTCTTGGTGATCACGTATGTAGGTTATGAAGCGCAGGAAGTTGATGTTCGTGGCAGGCAAAATATTTCGATTACCATGAAACCAGGAGCAGCGATTGAAGAAGTCGTCGTTTCGGTTGGTTATGGAACTCGGAAAAGTTCTGAGGTTGTGGGATCCATTGCTTCCATTAAAGGGGAAGAACTGATGGATATTCCTGCACCCAATTTAGCAGGCGCAATGCGGAATCGGATTGCAGGAGTTGGCGTTAGTCAAGTTTCAGGTCGCCCTGGTTCAGGAATTTCTTTAAATATCCGTAATTCCGCCACTTCTTCCACTGCAAGTGGGGTTGGTGTAACTGCAGAACCGCTGTATATCGTGGACGGTATAATCGTTGACAAAGAAGCTTTTGATAACATTGACGCATCCATGGTTGAAGATATTTCCTTTTTGAAGGACGCTGCTGCTGCCATTTATGGTGCTTCAGGTGCAAAAGGGGTGGTACTGGTAACCACCAAACGTGGAAAGGCAGGTAAACCTAGTATTACGTATAATGGATATGTCGGAACTTCGGATGCCGCTCAGCGTCCAGAAATGCTGACTGCATACCAACATGCCGTTTTAATGAATGAAACAAATTCCATTAACAATACAGCATCTTCCAGTTTTTTCAGTCCCGAAGATTTAGCCCTTATCCAAGGTTTAAATTATAAAAGTTGGTTTGATGAAATGTGGCAAGCTTCCTTAACACAGAGACATAACTTGAGCATTTCGGGAGGGTCTGAAAAAATAACCTTTTTTGCTGGCGGAAGTTACCAGAATGAAAATGCCAATTATGCAGGGATGAAGTTTGATAAATATTCATTTCGGTCGGGTTTGACAGCTGATTTTGGGAAAGGATTACGTGCCGATGTAAATTTCAATGTAGACCACAATATTCGATTGGCACAGCATAACCTGACAGAGAATGATGCCACTTATTTTGAATCAATAATTTCGATCCCTCAATGGGTTCCCATGAAAATAGACGACATGTATGTCAACTACAATGGTAAGAACCCAATGGCAACGGTTGAATCAGGTTACTATAACAACAGAAAATCGAAAGCCTATCGAATTAATGCAAGTTTGACCTACACACCTGAATTTATCAAAGGTATAACTGCGCGTTTCCAGATTTCGCAGGGGAGTGGTTCCACCAACAGCAGGACCTACAATCCGCCATACAACTTGTATAATTTTGAACGTACGGGTAATAATAATGAATTGTTTACCAATGTGTTGAATCCCGAAACGCCGAGTTTTGGTTATCCAACTGTTCAAAATTCGCGATTAACGCCTGGTCTTGGGGAGGATAACAGTTACCAAGGATTCCTGACGCTCCAATACGCAAATACTTTTGGCAAGCATGGCATAAGCGCTTTGGCGGGCGGGGAGCAGTCAGAACGCAATTCCGATATGCTATCTGTTTATTGGAACAACCAATTGATTCCTGGAGGGGAAGATTGGTGGGCCTTTGATTCCAATACCCTAACACGCAATAATATCAATCGATTTGAGAGTGCCAAAAGATCCTTTTTCGGTCGGTTTAGCTACGATTTTGATAAAAAATACTTTATAGAGGGGGTGGCACGTTGGGATGCATCTTCAAATTTCGCGACAGGAAATCGATGGGGATTTTCGCCAAGTATAGGTGCAAGTTGGATTGCCAGCAGAGAGAATTTTTTCGAAAGTTTATCTTCTTACATCACTTTCCTGAAATTCAAGGTTAATTGGGGTATCACCGGGGATGATCGTGTAGACCAACGCCTATGGCAAGAAAGGTACCTGATCGATACCAGTAACGGTTACCTCTATGGAAATTCAAACGGGAATGCCTTAAACCCGGGGCGTACTCCTAATATTGGGATTACTTGGGAAAAAAAGCGCACCATCAACTTTGGGGTGGAAATGACCTTGTTTAATACGTTAGATATTAATGCTGAGTTCTTCCAAAATAGAGGCTATGATGTATTTGATATGGGAGGAAATGATATTCTTCCATTATATGCAGGATATCTGGCGCCGATAATCAACTACCAAGAACGCTTCAATTGGGGCTCTGAATTTACGGTGGGTTACCGTACGAAATTCGGCCAAGATGTGAATTTTAATGCCAGTGTAAACTTTGGTTATGGAAATTCCTTAATATCCAGAGCATTGTACGCACCAGGTAAGATTTTGGAATTGAACATTGAGGATAACTTAACTACGGCTTTCGGTACTGACCCGCGTAAATATAACAGTGGTAACTTCGGATTGATCTCTAATGGAATGTTCCGCACCCAAGAAGAGGTTGATGCATTCATGGCACAACACCCGAATTACAGAACATATAATGCTATCCCACAACCCGGATGGCTCAGTTATGAAGACACCAACGGTGACGGCGTGATTAACGACTGGGACAAAACCACTATGTATGAAAATAACAATCCGTTTATTTCTACTGGTATCAATTTAGGTGTTGGCTATAAAGCCTTTAATCTCTCGACAAATATCTTTGCGCAATTCGGTGGACGTGTATTTTATGATTCCAGAGCACGCATTGCACCTTCCATGACCAGGAATATCCTTTCCATTTGGGAAGATCGATGGACACCTGCCAATACAAACGGGTGGCTACCACGTTTTGACGATCCATCATTAACCAGAAACTCAACATTCTGGGCAGTGGATGGAACGACCATTCGTGTGAATAATTTAACCTTAAGTTACCGCTTGCCTTCCTCCATAGCGAATCGTGTTGGATTGGCAAATGCGAGGATCCTGGCTACAGGAAATAACTTATGGACGTTGGTTAATCCGCTGAAGTATAAGGATCCCTATACCTCAAGTGCATACGATTATCCGATTTTACGGACGATTTCAGTTGGTTTAAGCTTGAATCTGTAA
- a CDS encoding RagB/SusD family nutrient uptake outer membrane protein encodes MKRMFSFSSIRTLVCVVAVTFASSCNQDDFFELPDRGGIDAAIWDSEGSVQLHLNRVYDVVIPQFLYQLIPDRGGVHLASDESFYPHTDQWARGALGIDYSVVLGNNDVRYVGNKYDWSAGSNRYYEISRCNAAIQNIPEGALSDQSKNHFLGQYHFLRAMVYFELAKVYGGVPLILEPIDPQNNTVSGRNSAKEVFDAVLADLDKSIAYLKDATWKDDDGRGKINQMIATSFKAKVLMYWASPQFNPVNDAKHPYDASRWQTALEANKAAYEMGLANGYKLLPNYADIFRTEGTMNTEAILVRTYTNSIERRGHDGESRSRPQSEGGSAYQGYVATTRLLDAYPMKDGNPIGKGAYTYDEVLFWKNRDPRFEATIAYNGSSWPLSGNDDRRQWTYSGAVNEGSVRGVMCKRFTMPNISSGNVRYQDNIGGNGMDWIEMRFAEVMLNYAECANETGNLALAKDLVRQIRERAGIEQGSGGNDYGLGNVAGKEGMRDLILNERMIEFAFEGKRNSDLRRTRRMHLLTGSMSTIQIALVDGNNTKAVLEATDPATGLRFRESLDINDKEVYLKYFKPWAQDYGSTNYGPYAVPAFHYFYTFHNDFVNKGANIEPTIGWSGGTFDPLDN; translated from the coding sequence ATGAAAAGAATGTTTAGTTTTAGTTCTATTAGAACATTAGTTTGTGTGGTAGCTGTCACTTTTGCTTCCTCTTGTAATCAGGATGATTTCTTTGAACTTCCTGACAGAGGGGGCATCGACGCTGCCATCTGGGACTCCGAAGGGTCAGTCCAACTTCATTTAAATCGCGTTTATGATGTGGTCATTCCGCAGTTCTTATATCAACTTATTCCAGATCGTGGGGGAGTACATTTGGCTAGTGATGAGAGTTTCTATCCCCATACCGACCAATGGGCACGCGGGGCATTGGGTATAGACTATAGTGTCGTCCTTGGAAATAATGATGTCCGCTATGTGGGAAATAAATACGATTGGTCTGCAGGCTCAAACCGATATTATGAAATTTCCCGCTGTAATGCGGCAATTCAGAATATTCCAGAAGGGGCACTTTCTGATCAATCAAAAAATCACTTCCTTGGGCAATATCATTTCTTGCGAGCAATGGTGTATTTTGAATTAGCTAAAGTATACGGTGGTGTACCATTGATTTTGGAGCCGATTGATCCACAGAACAATACGGTAAGTGGTCGAAACTCAGCTAAAGAAGTATTCGATGCTGTCCTGGCAGATCTCGATAAATCCATTGCATACTTGAAAGATGCCACTTGGAAGGATGATGATGGTCGTGGAAAGATCAACCAAATGATCGCGACCAGTTTCAAAGCAAAAGTATTGATGTATTGGGCTAGCCCACAGTTTAATCCTGTAAATGACGCCAAGCATCCCTATGATGCATCTCGTTGGCAAACAGCTTTAGAAGCCAACAAGGCAGCGTATGAAATGGGGCTGGCAAATGGCTATAAATTATTGCCTAACTATGCGGATATTTTCCGGACGGAGGGAACGATGAATACGGAAGCTATTCTTGTTCGTACCTATACCAACAGTATTGAACGAAGGGGCCATGATGGTGAATCCAGAAGCCGCCCACAATCCGAAGGCGGATCTGCTTATCAAGGTTATGTCGCGACAACCCGTTTATTGGATGCATATCCGATGAAGGACGGTAACCCGATTGGAAAGGGTGCATATACGTATGACGAAGTATTGTTCTGGAAAAATAGAGATCCACGATTTGAGGCAACAATTGCCTACAATGGTAGTTCCTGGCCTTTAAGTGGTAATGATGACCGCAGGCAATGGACCTACTCAGGTGCTGTCAATGAAGGATCGGTCCGGGGGGTTATGTGCAAGCGTTTTACAATGCCAAATATCAGCAGCGGCAATGTTCGTTATCAGGATAATATTGGAGGAAATGGCATGGACTGGATTGAGATGCGATTTGCCGAGGTAATGCTTAACTATGCCGAATGTGCGAATGAAACGGGTAATCTTGCCTTGGCCAAGGATTTGGTGCGTCAAATTCGCGAACGAGCTGGCATTGAACAAGGCTCAGGCGGAAACGACTATGGCTTAGGCAATGTGGCAGGTAAGGAAGGCATGCGTGACCTCATCCTGAATGAGCGCATGATCGAGTTTGCGTTCGAGGGCAAACGGAATTCAGATCTTCGCAGAACCAGAAGGATGCATTTGTTAACGGGAAGCATGTCGACCATTCAGATTGCACTTGTTGATGGAAATAATACCAAAGCTGTTCTGGAAGCAACAGATCCAGCAACAGGATTACGCTTTAGGGAATCATTGGATATTAATGACAAGGAAGTTTACTTAAAGTACTTCAAACCTTGGGCACAGGATTACGGATCAACAAATTATGGCCCGTATGCGGTACCTGCATTCCATTATTTCTATACTTTCCACAATGATTTTGTAAACAAAGGAGCCAACATTGAACCGACGATTGGCTGGAGTGGGGGAACCTTCGATCCTTTGGATAATTAG